A single region of the Laspinema palackyanum D2c genome encodes:
- the csm2 gene encoding type III-A CRISPR-associated protein Csm2 codes for MDITQEIIKKIDGLPGTLKTYPIRDLVNHAEKFGPYLKQQRLETNQVRKFLDAINRLKSVLAQENEFSKIETEVVLLKPKLAYAAAREKAAKPLSQVMSKAIDKVRSKEDFERLVQFIESIIAYHKAEGGR; via the coding sequence ATGGACATTACCCAAGAGATTATCAAAAAAATTGATGGGTTACCAGGGACCTTAAAAACGTATCCTATTCGTGATCTGGTTAACCACGCTGAAAAATTTGGCCCTTATCTCAAGCAGCAGCGCTTGGAGACTAACCAAGTCCGGAAGTTTTTAGATGCAATCAACCGACTCAAATCTGTACTCGCTCAGGAAAATGAATTTTCTAAAATCGAAACCGAAGTGGTGCTGCTTAAGCCAAAATTAGCCTATGCAGCAGCGCGAGAAAAAGCAGCCAAGCCCTTGAGTCAAGTGATGTCAAAAGCGATTGACAAAGTAAGGAGCAAAGAGGACTTTGAGCGCTTAGTTCAATTCATCGAATCGATTATTGCCTACCACAAAGCAGAAGGAGGAAGATAA